TgcaaataaattgatttcttaaaaTCCAGACATtaagtttttcattttcaaatttacttTTCCTTCTTGAaatctatgaaagaaaaatcctAAAGATTAAGTGTATTACTTTAATCTTGTTTGTTGTACTTCCCATTTATCCCTGTGAAAATCCCCAGATTGGCTGATAGATCGCAGGCATGTAAATCTGAAATGGCAGTCTGCTGCCCTCATCATTCGTGAGAAGATCAATCACGCTATCCAGGATATGCCCGAGGTAGAAGAGATTAAAAAACTCTTGACTGGAACATGTAAGTTACCTTTTATATGTTCAGACTGTGCTTGTACTTGAACTTGGGTTTAAAGTAAATTTCATTTGCATCTGCAGGAATGAAGCATTTAAAAAAGTGTGATGAAAGGTTTCACCGAAGTCTTGAAACGACTGGAACTAATTCAATCCAAGGTTATGATACTcgatatattataattattacatcTATTATGATTAAAAGGTTATTCcaggctgaaaaaaaatgtcttctaTATAAGTAACTTTATAATTTCTCTCCAGAGCAGAACACAGGATCTGGCTTTGTAGTTGGAAGTCtctataaatttgaaagtgtatgGCTCTGGTAGGAAGGGGAGACCAAAAGGTGTTGCATTGTTTGATCCTCGCCACAGTTGCAAACTTGCAAGTAGTTTCTCCATCCCTAATGTAGCCTAATAAATAGGGTAGAATAAGACAAGCAAAACATATCAACTTGATAAACTTTCATAAAGGTTTGCATTATGCAGTGTGCATTGCATGAATATACGATGAGTgagttcttttctttcctttatttttttcatgtacatgtatatgaatatcccCCTTGTATGAAATAAGTAACAGCAATGATGATTTTAAGGAATAAATCTGTAGTCAGTCTCGGCTGTCGATTGCGATGTAAATCGGCAACTTTGTtgcccatggcataatctacaaaattgtaaaaCCAAATTATTTGTAACATCTCATTTCTAatttaatttatgcataaaatcaaaagtttgttctaattaactaaataagccCCCTAAAATGCGAATTTTTGGTTCACAGAGTCTTTATGCAATTCTAATcaaatgtacttaaaaaaaaatcaaaattaagtttattttcttatgtattttattgttttttatatgaaactttattatgtatttcttaatttttcaaatttttttaaaattgttttttcagTGGGAATTTTCAAGGCTTTGTTTTGGccataaacaaatgaaattaattgagtttaatcagtgaaataagaaataatcaaataaaacatttatgaattttggctaaaaataCTATTTGCATTGGGTTTGTACATGAATTCGCACTTTTGAGCAATTTGGGTTTGCATGCACCAAGgaatgttgtgtaattttggAACCATGTACTTAGGAGTTGCAATTTTGGTCtgaaaagttgcgcgagacatgaaagtaaaaagtcaggggggctgaatcaggtCCCCCTCATCTAATTAAGTGTTAAAAATACCACAGCtttgttattttcagtgattgcttgtttatttttatgtattagATCAATTCACTTTATTTTCATCCTAGAACACCATTTAAAATAGAATTGTTAAATCAATATTAGTAGCAACAAAAAAATAGCAATTTGCAATGATTATGAATTGATAGCAATATGCATTCTTGAATaagataaggagaaaattattctttttttacagACATAAACTACTTTCACTGTTTAAGAATTGTTGAACTGCTAAAAGTTTCTGAGGAGAGTAGCAAGAATATATTTGGCTATTATTCATCTCAGCGCATGAAGGTGAGTATTTATATCCGTCCAGGGGGAATGTTTCTCCAACCAAGACTTTGGTTCTCTGTTCTCATTGTGCAATTGCTTCAAGTACTTTGAGAAGTATAATTTAAAATCAAGAATGCTTTACTAAAAGATTTATAACGTATCTATTAGTGTTGCATTTTCTTACCAGGCTTAAGAAATAATGATTTAGTTtgttaaactttttaaaaacttacAGACACTGTTGACCATACACTAAGAAAAGATTTGCTACACCCCTCATTTCGTCAGAATCAAATTTGTCTATTTTTGACAAAGTTAAGCTATCCCTGGCATCCCTTTAATATCAGCTGTACAGCAATAAACTATAAATTGTGcccttttgcatgttttttttgcAAAGGATTGGCAAGAGGTTGTGAAACTGTATGAAAAAGACAACATCTATCTTGCAGAAGCAGCTCATATGCTGATCAGAAACGTAGGCTTTGAAATTCCATCTCTGAAGAAGCAGATTGCAAAGTGCCAACAGTTGCAAGCAGTAAGTGATTCGAAATTGTAGCAATCAGCTCTATTCTCTTATACTTATGACTTTGATTATTTGTTCTGTTTTTGTTCTATTGACGTTTTATGCCACTTTTCACAGAAGATGGTTGCTGTAGGCAAGAATATGAtagtttttcaatatttttgagaaactacatgtatataatacatcGCAGATCTGCCATGGCAGATGCATTCATTTTGATTAGGCGGAGTTGATAATCTAATTTTTTTCAGAATCATAGTGTGAATTACAAAACAAttatgtgtattatttcaaTGTCTGCCATTGtaatcaataatttattttactcTTTTAGAACTGAACAATTTTGATTTTCTGTTATCCTCTTTTCAAGGAATGCTCTAAGAAAGAAAAGGATTATGCAGAGAGTGCCAGCTCAGCTAGAGATGAATACAAACAATCATGCAAACAGCTTGGTATAAaggtaattaaaataaaattgtttcttTTGTGAAAGGAAACTTTTTATGATCATATATAAACTTTATATCTTGCTTTCAATTTTCTAATTATGTGTTTAATATTGAAACATTAGCACTATGATTGTATACTAGAAACATGAAGTAAGTAATCAACCATGTTAGGCATAGCCATGCACTtacaaaaaataagagaaatagGTCGTAAATAGTTCAGCAAATTTCAGTTGAAAATAGAAACTTCtgaatattttcaaatctgtatgATTTACCATGTGAGCTTCCCACTGCCCtgtatgaatatataatgaTGTGAAAGTGAAAGAATTAATCAAATTCTGAATTAGTAAATCTAAATAAGGAGTCATAATAATGAGCAATGTGGCAGCGTAATTATTCAGTCTTTGAGGACATATTTATTTAATGTTTTGTTCTGCTTGTCCATTTCATAGGGAGAAAAGATCCGATCAGAGTTGTTAGAGCTTGTATCAGAGCTCCCGCAGACATACAGGTCAATAGAAGAGCAGGCTAGGAAACTGAGTCAAGTTCTGGAGTTCTATCAAGCATTTGTCCAGTTTGTCAATGGAAGGTATGTGGGTGGTATGTGAGCTTTGTTATAACCTTGTATTGTTGAGTGATACTGTGATATTCTGTGCCTCTGCATTACCATCTTGGATAGAAATTAgcatttttatccattttaccatctacattttcaaaaatattgcaGATAGATACCTAGGTACTTTGCCATTGTATTAGATGTAGAAGGGTTTCTATCTGATAATCCAAAATCCTTAATAATTAAAATTTTTATTGTTGTACATCCACTGCTGCTGTATCGAATTGcttaatgcaggcgagactgccagaggcgttccacacGTTATTCCTCATTCTGCTCATTTTCTGTTTACTtctaaagaagaagaatttaaGAATTTCAACTTGTATCCATGTCATTTCAGTGATGAAGAGAGCATGGGAGATGTGTGTCCGATGCTACAGTACCTTACACAGCATGGGAACACTACTGTTTATCAATGGAGAACAGGGAAAGTCCCAGACAGGGTCGAAGAGGTCAAACTTAGCTTCCTGGAGGATGAAGAAGAAACCAAAGATGATGAGGTAATATATTGAAAAGAGTGAATGGaaggaattttttatttttattaaatcaaAGCAAAAGGGCTACCTAAGCAATCATGTCACAAAATGTTATTTAGCATTTCGGCATTTATTATACTGTATCTCGATGTCCGTGACCCAAATTTTGTGGGTCCATGGTGGTCCAAGATGTGCCTATATGAGTACCTACATAGCCATATTGAAATCAGTGGAAATTGTGGCCTGATTCCAAACAGTTATGAACCAGGTCAATTTAACTGATTTCTATGGAGCctatccaggggggggggggggggccagtcaaatatattgctgtacacatgcatgacaaaaaaatgcgtttaaaggggtgttttttcagttttggatgcgggccgcgcgtgcactcattaagggtatcaaacacactgattttcaaaaaaagggtggttttgaaagactggtcattggtcaatcgcggggtcaaacatATTTAGAGTATGTTTTTCTTACAAagcttctcttctttttttttaaagactagccaaacgtgttaagcatacctgccaaccagtacgttttctttagtacgtttttgcaaccaaaacacggcagtacgttttttctttaaaaaatatgttcttttttttttacaaaatcttaatttattgagaaaaatcatctatatatgtctctatttcataaaacctacacaaatatggttattagatcaatgtaatttcaggtaacttgttttttttttcaatcattttgtaaaaaccagggtgagatatacacaagtttcaatgggttttttttttcatctgcaagagcagtgcgcattttagcttgcatgcagcttgagcgccatGATGGTCGAGTGCGCgtagcattttattatgaaatacactttttttgggaaaaatacaaaatatttatctacacggtaaaaatactgatttttcttgtcaaaatactgattttgggagataagaatactgaaaatgcaaaatacaacttggcagctctggtttaggtttttttttccccAACCTCTTCCCCTGGGGCTTTTTCCTCCTCATTTCTGAATGAGTTTGAGTTCTTCCTGATTGTGGTATTCTAACCCTATACtgcactggggggggggggggcatgcaatACCCATGAATATAGTTTTGTCTATTTAAGCTTATTGTTAACAAGAAggcaaaacttgtttaggggtcatattctggtgaCAACTTggttaggggccaaaatgtgtaaatgaagcctgcgaaaaacttgtttgggggcttattttgcacacagagaaaaactcatttagggggtgtttggaaatcatttggtcatgcatgtggacagcaatacatttgacattaaaattcatcaaatcaCAATTTGAAACTATACTATAATATTAAACacatttcaaacaatatttttatgagttttatgtgtatgtttgatttattattgGTAAAATAGAATCTATAATAGGCAAACGTAGATATCTACtaataatcatattaataataGGACGGTGCTTGTATAGCACATATCACTGTCCATGGGCGTCTCTATGCGCTTGATATAAAAATAGACAAAGAAAGAAGAGTGGATTAAAGCTATTATGTAGACTCGATAAAAATACTGCTTATACAAATAAGTTATGAGGTGACTTATGAATGTAGAGCATGTAGATGCCTCCTTAATGGAAAATGGGATCATATTCCAAAGTTTAGGGGCAGCATAACAAAATGACCTCCCTCATAACTTAGTCTGAACAACTGGACACTTAAGGAGATATGACCGCTGGTTTAAACACAATATACATAGAGATGTAGTTCATCGctgatgtcaaaattttcagtagCTCGATTTCAGGtgtgacaataaaaaaacattttataaccTTTTTATGAAATCTGAATATTATTTGtatcttttttctattttttagatTGATTTCAGTGGCATTGATATGGATACAGGAGGAATAGACTTTGGTGATTTAGGAATTTCAGTAGAGAATGAAGGTGCTGAAaccatagattttgacattgagGTACATATTTagcttcattattttttgtttcatcatttattttcctcATCTGTGAGTCTGATTATCAGCTTAGATGATTTCAACCTCAGAAAATTTTACCAGAGTTGAACATTTCTTCTTTTGCAAGCTAGAAAATAGCATTGGAATTAATGTGACTTACAACTGTTTCTTCTGTACGTTGCTAATTGATTCCAAAAGATTCATCCTTGAATCACTGCTAACTAGGCATGTTGCTGTCTAGCTGAAGAATTTTGCTTTTTACTTGCAAATCCTAATTTTGATGGATCAccatcaaaattttatttttgctaCTTTCTGAGGCGTTCTTACTTGTACAACACATAAAGCGATTATATTCCTTTTTGTGCAATGTTACAAGATTTTGCATTTTAGTGAAAGAGAGATGCTCTGTTTTAATGAGCTAAATCTTGGTGAGTACAGCATCTTTCTTTTACCAAATGGTGAAATCTTATACCATCTCACACTGTTTTCTTGTCATCTCAGGTTGGTGATGGCACAGTGACTGAAAGTGGAGAGGGTGTGGCTCGTGGTAATGATGCTCTATGTCTGTTTGAACACATCCCAACTAGGAACCAGTTTATCAATGAAATCATAGAGGTAAGTTCTTTTTTGAGAAACATTATTACCCATGCTCAGCAATTGCAAAGGAAAAATGGAACGTCCAAATGTCCACCTTAACATTGAGTTGATTTTATCAGTTTATAATTCATTAGTTATCAAATTGACATGCTCTTAAATGCCAAGAAAGTCAAGATTTAAGTTTTAGACCATGATAATTTCCTCATTGTTCAGTAGAATTGCTTTGTAAAAGATCCAATACTTCaacaaatgtattttatttcaggttttttttaatcacaaaaGATTTGCCAATTAATACTCAAGTAATTTTTGACAGAGtaattaaaatattacaattgtgcctgctcagaatgttcatgAACACATAGCAAGTCACATGTGCCTTTATTGCATCTTTGAAGAATAATAAGTTACGGTTTATGGCAAACTTTCTACCACAGAACAGAATTTGAATCCTGTAATCTTGCACCCTTGATCACTTTATCTCTACAGCTACAAGCATTCCTGGGGCAACGCAGAACAGAGATGCAGGGAGACTCCGACGTTCTTACAGTCAATCAGTTCCAAACAGCGCCCACTATAGTCCAGACAAAGACACTTAATGATGTCACGACTATGCTGTCCCAAGTAGATGATATCTACAAGCGACTGACAGAGACAAGAATGCAGCATCTTTTCCTTCTCATAGGATCTCCAAAGTAAGTATCACTTTGAATTGGAGACTCCCCAAAACAACTGATACTGATgggaaaaatacaagaaaaatagttgTCCCATAATACTGGAtcttaaatatttataaatcaaattttcatgagacaaagcaaaaataaattgTGACAAAGTGGAAATGAGATTATCTGGGCATTAAACTAAATTTAAATAAGAATTAGAGCAAGTAAAGTGGGTATTAGGCCAATTGGAGTGTATTAAATCAAGTAAATATAAACCctaacataaatataaaaaaattgaatataaacCCCAGTGATGTTTCACCCTTTCAGCCATGCCCATTTCCAAAGAGCTTTTCAAATCAAGCTTTCCCCTATTTTGTATATTCAAGATATGTTGACAGATTGACAGACTCCCTGAAGCAGAAGCTTTCTCTAGAAGAGAAGATGCTAGCATCAAGGGAAGCAGTAAAACAGAAACGATTTGATTGCCTGGAGGACCAGACTAAGCTTGAACCTCAGGTAGATGCATTGGTTGGAAGAACAAGGGAATTACAAAAACAGGTAATGTTTGGCAGCTCTTGAATATGACTTGCATTTTTAGTAGAATTCGTTATGTATTTAGTTATTTGAATTTGTAAACTCTCAGTTTTAAGCTTTGATAAAGTATTAAAGCATGTTGTTCGGAATCACTATTTAACAAGAAATTAAGGGTAATAGAATAATTACCATTATGATTAATATATTAGTAGCATTAAATATGAATTAAGttcatgattgattgatgacatgattgttattatttggTAATAGCAATGCCATACACCAGTTAGATTGGTCTTCCACACATTTTTTTCGATACTGACGGATTACTTCAATATGTAAAATTTTCAGTGCAGTAGTACCCATGCATAATGAATGACTGTAACTTgtctttgtatgtttttatgcccccgcagacgaagtccggagggggcattaagcgttgcccctgtctgTCCGTCCCCCACTTAGTTTCCGcacaataactcgaaaaatatttaatggattaaaaaaaaatttggtgtgtaggtaaatgacaccaaaatacaggctaagttcaaattcggagtctgcaggttaaaggtcacagctcattaaatatgcaagttggtttccgcatgataacttatgaaatattcaacagattttaaaagatttgggtgtgtaggtagatgacaccaaaatacaggctaagttcgaattcggagtccgcaggtcaaaggtcacagctcattaaatatgcgagttggtttccacatGATAACTTACGAAATAttaaacagatttttaaaaatgtgggtgtgtaggtagatgacaccaaaatacaggctaagttcaaattcggagtccgcaggtcaaaggtcacagctcattaaatatgcgagttggtttccacatGATAACTTACGAAATAttaaacagatttttaaaaatttgggtgtgtaggtagatgacaccaaaatacaggctaagttcaaattcggagtccgcaggtcaaaggtcacagctcattaaatatgcaagttggtttccacatgataacttatgaaatatttaacagatttaaaaaaaattgggtgtgtaggtagatgacaccaaaatacaggctaagttcgaattcggagtcggcaggtcaaaggtcacagctcattatatatgccaGTTGGTTctaaggtctaaatttgttagttatatatatatatgcatattggtttctgcacgatattgcaatcatattgaatgaatttctgatcgtgTTAAGCGGGGgaatctgtgtcctttggacacatCAAATTTCTAGTTAAATATATCACTCGAATCCAGTGCTTTTCAACCTTTTTTACTCAaggaccactttgactctcagattttttaaagaaaacgtccattttgatgaaaaaaagttttgtgaaatttgaacATTAAGCTTTGAAGCACATTCGAAAACAAATAGTTTGAGAACCAATCTGCATTCGCAAATGTCCGGTAAATGGGCGACAATTAACTACATATAcaatatgcatgcacatgaggtTCACATCAAAGTTAGATTGAAACCATCATAGTGTACATGTGCATGCTTTGCAACATGCATGATACCTGAGTGTGCTTTAGTATTTTTAATGATGCACAGATGTGAGTGCATCGGTAGGTATTGTGAGCACAAGGTAACTATGGAACTGCTAAACTAGTTTCTATTATAAACTAGTCCTACTGATGCACTAATAAACCTGTGTATCATTTGTTTTACAGAATGGTGGAATTTTTCagcaaaaaatatgtttttttgcaACCAGGCATAAGTAATCACCGACGCATGGCaaatttaccggatgcatggcTGGCCATGCGTCAGTAATTTTTTATGCATGATGCCCATTCTAAAATTTTGTTTGGCCATCGTAAACCGATCGTACATAACATGTTCGGACAGGTCTGTGAAACATACAATTGTTTTTCTCTCTATGGAGCTTCTCGCGGCTCACCAGAGAGAGCTTGGTGGGCCGGGGCCTACAGGTTGAGAAGCACTGCTCTAATCTATATTATGAATTTATAACAACTGTTCTGTGCCAAATTGCATATTGCTATAATTAATAGAATACAACATGTgtgaaattttgtattgaagTAAACTTTATTGATTTAATTGTATTTATAACTTCACAAAGATATCATTGGAGTAGGGTCACAAAAAGTGACGGCCTTTGTGTGATTGGGGTGGAAAGAAGGGGGATTGATAATATAGTCGGTTTAGCATTCTCTGGGTGCAGTATTGGAAATGATTATATGCCTAATGtcaaaaccattttttttaatttgtatttctttctcttcttttcttttcttttacagATTGAAGGTGATATATCAAAGAGATACAAGAACAGGCAAGTCAATCTAATGGGTGCCATCAACACAATATGACAGAATCAGATGTTAAGATTGATATtcagatttatatttatattcatatcatctCACAAACTCATAAATATTTATGCTATGAATTAGCCAGCACACATTCTTGTAAAGTATTCTTCTTTGAATTTAGAATATTCACAAATCATACTGGAGAACAAATCACATTCCTATAAAACATATTGATAAGTGGTTAATGTGTATTTTGGTAATCATATACtgtaattatattatattggatggctcagaatggaataccagaaatattgcTAGAGGTAgggaaaatattccacgaatcgcaaatgagtggaatattgaccctaacaagtggaatatttctggtattccctgaaataaagccatccttTATAAGTATTGTTATCTGTAAATAATTCTTAtcatcagagaaaaaaaaacgattgaGCAAATCATTTATGGCAACCTGTTGTTCCGTATGACATCATTAAGTATCATTGTGCTCTATGTTGCCTATTGCATTGCATTCATTTTATGCATTGTATATTTCGCGCAGGCGCACTAGACTGTTGAATATGGTCTCtgttttgtacaggagcctatgggatattcgtGGGACTTCGGTCCTCTTAGGAATATACTGTCATATGATACAGGCCAGAATAGGCATTTTTAATGCATCACTAAAACTCTGTATAGATAATACCTATAATTTATCATTACCATTAGTTTATTTGGTCTCCACTACACTTGGTCTTataaccatttagtctaattctcTTTGGTATCATGCACAGATGGTCTAATTTCTACCATGTCTCCTAATGATTTTGTCCTTTGtccaatgaaaatatgattcagGAACATTTCATCTAACCATATAGACTAGATGTTGttggaccaagtggatattagatgaaatgtttATAATCTAACTTGAAATTAGATAAAATCATCAATGTgctaaatggaaattagacaaaatagttagtagacgaactggttgtagacaaaACTAGGATAAGACCCTGCAGGATGAGAGACCAATTGGAAAGTAGACGAAGTGGGTGTAGACCAGTTGACAATTTATCTTGAAGTACTTGGAAGTCTTTGACCCACTTGTTTATCAGCCAAATGAGATCAAATTATTCTCAGGAATTGTTAAAATCTCTTATAACAGAGCCATGTTGGCATTCCAACCCTGTCAAatgtctttaaaggacaagtccaccccaacaaaaccttgatttgaataaaaagagaaaaattcaacaagcaaaacactgaaaatttcatcaaaatcggatgtaaaataagaaa
This genomic interval from Lytechinus pictus isolate F3 Inbred chromosome 3, Lp3.0, whole genome shotgun sequence contains the following:
- the LOC129257604 gene encoding CDK5 regulatory subunit-associated protein 3-like, producing MGPGQLDICDKMQGTKNGELTAQQIENLPIDISSTKLLDWLIDRRHVNLKWQSAALIIREKINHAIQDMPEVEEIKKLLTGTYINYFHCLRIVELLKVSEESSKNIFGYYSSQRMKDWQEVVKLYEKDNIYLAEAAHMLIRNVGFEIPSLKKQIAKCQQLQAECSKKEKDYAESASSARDEYKQSCKQLGIKGEKIRSELLELVSELPQTYRSIEEQARKLSQVLEFYQAFVQFVNGSDEESMGDVCPMLQYLTQHGNTTVYQWRTGKVPDRVEEVKLSFLEDEEETKDDEIDFSGIDMDTGGIDFGDLGISVENEGAETIDFDIEVGDGTVTESGEGVARGNDALCLFEHIPTRNQFINEIIELQAFLGQRRTEMQGDSDVLTVNQFQTAPTIVQTKTLNDVTTMLSQVDDIYKRLTETRMQHLFLLIGSPKYVDRLTDSLKQKLSLEEKMLASREAVKQKRFDCLEDQTKLEPQVDALVGRTRELQKQIEGDISKRYKNRQVNLMGAINTI